The region CTTACCCCGTGACTTGCAAGCGGATGAACTTGTCGATGAACTTTTTGCCCCCAAAGTTGCAGTAGAAAAATAAACTCGCCATACAACGCAAGCATTGTGACTATGCTTGTCAAGTTACTTGTACCCCAGACCCAATAGATCGGAACTGCGATAGGTAGCCACAATAGGAGTAGAATAACGACAAAAACTCCTAATCTTACCCCCGCTGGATAGCGGGCAAGCGTAGAAAAAGTCTGGTAAAGTTTAGCCATTAAAGCATTTCTGGCTTGAGGATTTGGAGACTATCTCTCAGTAGTGAGAGGGCGTTCAAGAAAATGAGTGCAGCAACGAGTAAACTGGCAACGACATCTGCCCATAGCCACTTGAAGTAAAGCAATGCCAATGCGGCTAAAATTAAGCTTACTGAACTAGCTGCATCGGCGATCGCGTGTAAAAACACTCCACGCACATTTAGATTATGGTGACTTTCTTGATAAAGCAAGCTGGCATTTATCCCGCTGACCACAAATCCTAATGCTGCCATGACCAACATAGGTAAACCAGCGCTGAGTTCTGGTGGTTGTGTTTGTCTCATGATGCCCCAGAGGAGTAAAGCCGCAACTTCAATTAGGATTATGCTATTAAGGAGTGCTGCCCAAGCTTCGATTTGCTGAGGAGCGATCGCTATATTATTTTGAGATGAATACTGCGTTAGTCGAGCTGCACCCAAAGCGATGACAATTGACAGCACATCAACTAGCATATGTCCTGAAATAGCAATTAGAGACAAACTATGAACCAAAAGTCCAGTTGCTAACTCCACTAGAAAAAAGATACTCCGCAACCCCAGAACAATCCACAAAAGATGAATTGGTTGCATTCTTCGCCCATGTTGAGATGCCACCGAATTGATTTGTTGATAGTAGTAATTTTTGGCTTGTGTCATAAGCTTCTATTGCACTTGGAATTGGCGCAAGATTGTTTCAACATTCTGCGCAGCTTCCTTCTTGCCTTGACTTTGATAAAGATTGCGTGCTTGAGTAAAGGCAGCGATCGCTTCTTGAAGACGTCCCCGTGCTTGCAAAGCAACTCCCAAATGGTAGTATGAATTAGCATCTTCCGGTACTAACGCAATCACCTGGCGATGTGCTACTAGCGCCATCAAGTAATTCTGCTGTTCTAACAGAATATCTGCGATCGCCTTGCGTGCTTCCATCAAGTTGGGTTGAATGTCAACGGCTTGTTGATACGCTCGCAGCGCCTCGTCAAGATTACCTTTCAACTGGAGAATTTTGCCGATTTGTAACCGGATTTTACTGTTATTCCGATCGAGCTGTGCAGCCCGCTCGAACGCGGCGATTGCCTCTGTCATCCGTTGCTGATTCAACCAGGCAATTCCCAAATCTAACTGAATTGTACTGTCTTGTGGCGCGATCTGCGCTGCTTGCTGGAGGCTGGCAATTGCCTCTGAATACCGCTTTTGCTGAAGTAGAAGCGTTCCCATTAGATGATACGCGATCGTGTTTGTGGGTGCTAATTCTGTCACGCGCTGAAGCACCTGCAATGCTGCGTTGTCATCGCGTTGACGTAGCAGTACGATACCTAACCCTAAATAAGCGTTGACGTTATTTGCTGCAAGAGCAATACTGCGACGGTAGGCAGATGCGGCTGCGGGATTATCTCCCAATTTTGCTAGCGAATATGCTAGGGCGTAGTGAAAATTGGCGTTATCCCGATCCAATTTAATTGCCTGCTGTAACGCATTCGATGCTTCTCGAAAGTTACTTTGAACAGCTTGGATATAACCAATCGCAGAAAAGATTTGCGGATTTTTTGGATCTAATTCAACTGCGTGTTGATAAAGCGATAACGCTTTGGTGAAATTTCTTTCTTGAACAAGCTTTCGCCCTTGTTGCAAAAGCTCGTTGAGTTCCTGATTAACTTCAACTTTATTGCGCAATTGATTTGCGGCGTGTGCTTGAACAACTTGCGGGTTAGCTACGATCAAACTACTGGCGATCGCTAGCACAATGATTGATTGTATTTTATCGATAATTGTTCGTTTCATAAGAACTCATCTTGCTTGCATTTGTGGATGAGAGCGGATCTGCTAGCAATCAGTTTCATGACTGTAGTGACTCCGAATTTTTGAAGTTGCGCGGTCCCTGGTAGCCCGATAATTTAGCTAATTCCTCTAAGGTTTGCACGCCAGTCACGGTCTGACCATTAATCGACCATGTGGGAAATCCTTGAACGTTAGCAGCTTGACACCGCTGTGGTTGCGGATTGATGCCACTAGGGTCGCACTCAATATAGGAAATATATTGAACGGCTTCTTGTCCAAATAGCTGCTTTTGGTCGTGGCAGTGAGGACACCAAAATGCACCGTACATGATTGCTTTGACTTTTGCTAAATGCTTTGCTAAAGCAATTTCTGCCTCTCCCGAAGTTGTCGTAATTGTGTAACCTCCCGGTGAAGGTTGTGTAGGATTAGATTCAGCGATCGCTGGGTTATTAATGTTTGCATAAACTCCCAAAGTACCTACAACTACAAGTATTGCGACTAAACCTCCAGCAAACAGTGGTAGTCCAATGTCCTGCCAATCACGTCCCAGCAAAGCTAAAACAAATAAGCTCAACGAAAGAATTGCTGAGGCAATGCAATAGATACACGGCGCTTGGATCTCAAACGTCAACAGATACATCAGATAGATACTGAACACCAGCATGGCAGTGCCGCCGAGAAATAGCATTAGCCCTGTCCAAGCCTCGATTTGAGCGCGGATCTGATTTCGTGACGAACTAACGAGTAGCGGCGCGATCGCTAAGACAATCATACTGGTGTAGGCAAGAAAACCAAATAAAGCTAGCGGTTGACCAAACACGGTCGCGTAGGGACTCGAAAGTACAATGTCACAGCCTTTTGTCGGACAAGCCGCTGCATCACCAGTGAGTTTTGTGTAAGTTAAATATGCTGTGACTACAGCCCCAAGCGTAGCGATACCTGCAATTAAGGGACGCGACCAGCGATGCATCCAGGGAATTGACTGTTTACGAGGCATAGTATTTTTTGTGTCGAAAGAAGAAAGCTTGATGAATTTAAGTGACTTAACGAATAACTCTAGTTGCGTTGAGAATTGCTAAAAGTGCGACACCGACATCCGCAAATACCGCTTCCCAAAGTGTTGCTACGCCAAACATTCCTAGTACGATAAATAAACCTTTAACTGCCATTGCTAAGATAATGTTCTGTAGTACGATTTTGCGGGTTTTTCTAGCCACCTGAATAGCTTGAGCAACCTTGGAGGGTGCATCAGTCATAATCACGACATCCGCTGTTTCAATGGCAGCATCGGAACCGAGTCCACCCATCGCTATGCCAATATCAGCTCTAGCAATGACAGGAGCATCATTAATACCGTCACCTACAAATGCTACTTTGCCTCTGCCCGAACGACTGAGTAGCTCTTCGATCTCTTCTACTTTGCCTTCCGGTAGCAATTCAGCCTTGTAAGAATCTAGTCCCAAACGCGTGGCTATGCCTTGAGCAACGGCTTTGTTGTCGCCTGTGAGCATAACTGTTTGCGCAACTCCAACCCGCTTGAGGTCTTGAATGGCTTGAACCGCATCCTCTTTGATTTCATCTGCAATTAAGATGTAGCCTGCATAGCGCCCATCAATCGCAAGATGAACGACAGTTCCTTCTACATTGCAAGTATCGCGATCAATATTTTCTCGATGCAGGAGACGGTCATTTCCTGCCAGCACCGTTTGATTGCTCACGTTAGCTCGGATGCCATGACCCGCAATTTCTTCGTAATTTGTCACATCTGCATCATCGATGGGTTGACCGTAAGCCTCTCGAATCGATTGTGCAACCGGATGATTGGAGTGAAATTCAGCTTTAGCTGCTAACGTTAGTAATTCTGCTTCGGAAAAGCCATTTTTAGTGACAATTTGAGTAACTTTGAACACGCCTTTGGTTAAGGTTCCGGTCTTATCAAAAACAACCGTTTTAACATCTGTGAGCGCATCTAAAAACGTCGAGCCTTTGACTAAAATACCTCGTTTAGCAGCTCCGCCAACACCACCAAAATAGCCTAATGGAATACTAATCACTAGCCCACAAGGACAGGAGATGACGAGCAGAATTAGGGCACGATAAACCCATTCTTCGTGAGTTGCACCAGGAATGAATAGAGGTGGCAAGAGGGCAACTGCCAGCGACAGAACAACTACAATTGGTGTGTAGTAGCGGGCAAAACGAGTGATAAATTTCTCCGTTGCTGCTTTCTTACTGGTCGCATTTTCGACCAAATCGAGAATCTTGGCGATCGACGATTCACCAAACAGTTTCGTAACTCGAACAGTCAGTAACCCCGTCCGGTTAATCATCCCTGCTAAAACTATTTCTCCGGTTTTTACCGTGCGGGGAACAGCTTCTCCCGTTAAAGCTGAGGTATCAAGCTGCGAATTACCCTCTAAAACTTCACCATCCAGAGGAATTTTTTCTCCTGGCTTAACCAGAATTATATCTTCCACCCTGACTGTTTCTGGAGAAACAACTTTGACTGTATCATTGGCTTTGAGATTGGCAGTATCAGGGCGAACTTCTAACAGTGCTTTGATAGAGCGGCGCGATCGCCCGACAGAGTATTCTTGAAATAGTTCTCCAACCCGAAAGAACAGCATGACGGCGACGGCTTCGGGGAGTTGGTGAATGGCGATCGCGCCCAAAGTCGCAATGGTCATTAAAAAGTTTTCGTCAAACACTTGCCCGCGTAAAATATTACGTCCAGCCGCCTTCAATACAGTCCAACCACTTACTAGGTAAGCAGGGATGAATACCGCATATTCTCCCAAACTATAAGGTGTGTTGTGCAAAGACTCCTCAAAAATCACTCCTCCAGCTAAAAGAGCCACAACTAAAAGCACAGGAACAATTTCTGCCTTGAGATTAAACTCACCCGTGCCATGACTATGCCCGCGATTGTGCTCATGGTCGTGTGTCTCAGAGTGAGGCTTCGGTGTGGGAGTGATAACGGTATAACCCAAAGCAGTGATGCGATCGCGAAGGGTTGTTTCATTCACCTGCTGCGGATTATAGGAGACCCGTAACTTGCCAGTAACAAAATTGACAGATGCTTCTGTAACACCTGACAATTTTTCGAGGGATGTCGAAATTTTATCGACACAGGAGGGACAATCCATGCCCCCCACTATGATATCCATCGTTCGGCTTAATGCGGGCTGCTCAACTGCTACGGTATATCCCAACCTCACCACTCGATTTCTGATGTCTGCCTCAGTCACCTTTTGCGGGTTGTAGGAGACTGTCAAACGTTCAGTTGCAGCGCTCACAGATACTTCAACTACACCTGCTAAGCGTTCCAAGGCTATTTCAATTTTTACCGCACAGCTTGCACAGTCCATGCCGCCGATCTGCATCTGCTGAGTTTTAAGCGACGGAATTTGATTCATAGGGATTTCATTACGCAGTTACAGAGGAACTTTTCTGAACTTTAACACGAATTCTGAAATATATGAATATATCTTCATATATTTCAGGTGTTAGAATGAGAATCATTTACCCACACTGAGCCTGCACCCTGCTTTTAGCTGCTAACTTTAACCCCTATGAGCAAATTGTCACCAAAATCGCAGTCTTCTCAGAATAATGAAGATATGCCCAGTTGCGACGCTCATCTCGTTCATCTTGAGCAGGTGCGTCAGGTACAACCAGAAATTATGCCTGTAGACAAGGCGCAACAGATGGCAGAGTTTTTTAATGCATTGGCCGATCCAAATCGTTTGCGACTGATGTCTGCGTTAGCGAATCGAGAACTATGTGTCTGTGATTTAGCGGCTGCTGTGAAGGTAAGCGAGTCTGCGGTATCACATCAATTACGAATTTTGCGATCGCAACACCTGGTGAAATATCGCAGGGAAGGACGTAATGTCTATTACAGTCTGGCCGACCAGCATATCATCAGCCTTTATCAGGAGGTTTCAGAGCATCTACAAGAGCAAAATTCTTGACAAACAAGAGAATTCTTCAAATTTTGCTTCAATCGTGCCTAAATGTTCTATGGTTTGTAATCACCATTTCTAAAGTAAAAATGCTCCCTTGTCCTACTAGACTTTCAACACTGAGATGGGCTTGATGTTTTTGGGCAATTGCCAGTGCAATCGCCAACCCCAATCCTGTTCCTCCAGTTTTGCGAGAGCGGTCTCCATCAACACGATAAAAGCGATCAAAAATTTGCGTTTGTTCAGCTAGCGGAATCCCAATCCCTGTGTCTTTTACCGCAATTACGGCAGTGCGATCACGCACTGTGAGACTCGCGCTCACCTGTCCTCCACTAGGTGTGTACTGAATGGCATTGGCAATTAAATTTGACACTAAGCGGTAAAGCTGCGATTCGTTACCCAGGATGTAGATCTCGAAATCAGGAATTTGGCTGGTTAGGTGAATATCTGATGCCGTTGCAAGCTCTAAAAACTCTTCGGTCAAATCGTTGATGAGGTCATTCAAACAACAGGGTTGAAAGGGCTTTAATGACGAATCTTGTTCAAGACTAGTCAAAAAGAGTAAATCTGCGATCAAATGACTCAAGCGTCGTCCTTGCCGTTCAACAGTATGCAGCATAATTTGGATATTTTGTTGATTTGATTGGGGAACTCGCAAAATGGCTTCTATAGTTGCCAGTAAGCTAGCAAGAGGCGATCGCAACTCATGAGCAGCATTGGCGGTAAACTGTTGTTGTTGCTGATAGGACTGGTAAATGGGCTGCATTGCCAAGCCTGAGAGCCGCCAAC is a window of Gloeocapsa sp. PCC 7428 DNA encoding:
- a CDS encoding cation diffusion facilitator family transporter codes for the protein MTQAKNYYYQQINSVASQHGRRMQPIHLLWIVLGLRSIFFLVELATGLLVHSLSLIAISGHMLVDVLSIVIALGAARLTQYSSQNNIAIAPQQIEAWAALLNSIILIEVAALLLWGIMRQTQPPELSAGLPMLVMAALGFVVSGINASLLYQESHHNLNVRGVFLHAIADAASSVSLILAALALLYFKWLWADVVASLLVAALIFLNALSLLRDSLQILKPEML
- a CDS encoding tetratricopeptide repeat protein, encoding MKRTIIDKIQSIIVLAIASSLIVANPQVVQAHAANQLRNKVEVNQELNELLQQGRKLVQERNFTKALSLYQHAVELDPKNPQIFSAIGYIQAVQSNFREASNALQQAIKLDRDNANFHYALAYSLAKLGDNPAAASAYRRSIALAANNVNAYLGLGIVLLRQRDDNAALQVLQRVTELAPTNTIAYHLMGTLLLQQKRYSEAIASLQQAAQIAPQDSTIQLDLGIAWLNQQRMTEAIAAFERAAQLDRNNSKIRLQIGKILQLKGNLDEALRAYQQAVDIQPNLMEARKAIADILLEQQNYLMALVAHRQVIALVPEDANSYYHLGVALQARGRLQEAIAAFTQARNLYQSQGKKEAAQNVETILRQFQVQ
- a CDS encoding vitamin K epoxide reductase family protein; the encoded protein is MPRKQSIPWMHRWSRPLIAGIATLGAVVTAYLTYTKLTGDAAACPTKGCDIVLSSPYATVFGQPLALFGFLAYTSMIVLAIAPLLVSSSRNQIRAQIEAWTGLMLFLGGTAMLVFSIYLMYLLTFEIQAPCIYCIASAILSLSLFVLALLGRDWQDIGLPLFAGGLVAILVVVGTLGVYANINNPAIAESNPTQPSPGGYTITTTSGEAEIALAKHLAKVKAIMYGAFWCPHCHDQKQLFGQEAVQYISYIECDPSGINPQPQRCQAANVQGFPTWSINGQTVTGVQTLEELAKLSGYQGPRNFKNSESLQS
- a CDS encoding heavy metal translocating P-type ATPase, translated to MDIIVGGMDCPSCVDKISTSLEKLSGVTEASVNFVTGKLRVSYNPQQVNETTLRDRITALGYTVITPTPKPHSETHDHEHNRGHSHGTGEFNLKAEIVPVLLVVALLAGGVIFEESLHNTPYSLGEYAVFIPAYLVSGWTVLKAAGRNILRGQVFDENFLMTIATLGAIAIHQLPEAVAVMLFFRVGELFQEYSVGRSRRSIKALLEVRPDTANLKANDTVKVVSPETVRVEDIILVKPGEKIPLDGEVLEGNSQLDTSALTGEAVPRTVKTGEIVLAGMINRTGLLTVRVTKLFGESSIAKILDLVENATSKKAATEKFITRFARYYTPIVVVLSLAVALLPPLFIPGATHEEWVYRALILLVISCPCGLVISIPLGYFGGVGGAAKRGILVKGSTFLDALTDVKTVVFDKTGTLTKGVFKVTQIVTKNGFSEAELLTLAAKAEFHSNHPVAQSIREAYGQPIDDADVTNYEEIAGHGIRANVSNQTVLAGNDRLLHRENIDRDTCNVEGTVVHLAIDGRYAGYILIADEIKEDAVQAIQDLKRVGVAQTVMLTGDNKAVAQGIATRLGLDSYKAELLPEGKVEEIEELLSRSGRGKVAFVGDGINDAPVIARADIGIAMGGLGSDAAIETADVVIMTDAPSKVAQAIQVARKTRKIVLQNIILAMAVKGLFIVLGMFGVATLWEAVFADVGVALLAILNATRVIR
- a CDS encoding helix-turn-helix transcriptional regulator, whose protein sequence is MSKLSPKSQSSQNNEDMPSCDAHLVHLEQVRQVQPEIMPVDKAQQMAEFFNALADPNRLRLMSALANRELCVCDLAAAVKVSESAVSHQLRILRSQHLVKYRREGRNVYYSLADQHIISLYQEVSEHLQEQNS
- the rppB gene encoding two-component system sensor histidine kinase RppB, whose translation is MNSHQLFRRSRARLALWYALVMGIILSLSWFGMYRALVQANWAALEREIESIAGTLHDSLEPRLSASEDPAVVLQRIFPELCLVGQFCNISSTLIQRHTIGISDRSTYYIRLFDHHGKLLAFSPNQPLPLPQTFNPAPWQTFRTTDRTRYRQFTTILHSANARHQAAQTTNHPSWGYLQIGRTLAPFDAETRRMQWTFIIGFPIALGLVVISSWRLSGLAMQPIYQSYQQQQQFTANAAHELRSPLASLLATIEAILRVPQSNQQNIQIMLHTVERQGRRLSHLIADLLFLTSLEQDSSLKPFQPCCLNDLINDLTEEFLELATASDIHLTSQIPDFEIYILGNESQLYRLVSNLIANAIQYTPSGGQVSASLTVRDRTAVIAVKDTGIGIPLAEQTQIFDRFYRVDGDRSRKTGGTGLGLAIALAIAQKHQAHLSVESLVGQGSIFTLEMVITNHRTFRHD